CGGGATCTACAGGTGTTGCATGGGGAAACTGGGAAAATTTTGTAATCTACACACAAACTCTTAATTCTTTTGCTAACAAAGCAACCGCGGAAATTCTAGGAGGCATCGCTACTTTTTTTGAAGTTTTACTGAGTCTGCTATTATTATTGGGTTTCAAAACCAGAATCGCGGCTTTAGGAGCTACTATTTTAATGTTTCTTTTTGCATTCTCTATGGCCGTTTCCGTTTCGGTAAAAGCACCTCTTGATTACTCTGTTTGGACAAGTGCCGCAGCAGCTTTGTTACTGGCAAATATTGGAAAAACATCTTTTGCTGTTGATAATAGGATATAATTTTTAGTTTTCAGTCGCAGTATTCAGTTTTCAGTTTTTAGTCACAGTACGCAGTCGTGGTCTTTAAATCGAAATTAAAAATTTAATATTGAAAACTGTCACTGAAAACTGTCACTGAAAACTGAGACTGAATACTGAGACTGAATACTGAGACTAAAAAACCATAGTCATAAAAATTTTTAAGGTTTTATTAAGGTCATAATTTTTCTCAAAACAGATATGTATTCGTAAATTAGCCAATACAAAAACATATCTTAAATGACAGTACTTACTTTTACCCTGATTATGCTGCTTGGGGCTTGTTTAGCCGGTTTTATAGGTTCATTATCAGGTTTAGGAGGCGGAATTATCATTATTCCACTCCTTACTATTATTCTTGGTGTCGATATTCATTATGCCATTGGTGCAGCTTTAGTTTCAGTTATTGCGACTTCTTCGGGTTCTGCAGCTGCTTATGTAAAAGAAGGA
This is a stretch of genomic DNA from Flavobacterium endoglycinae. It encodes these proteins:
- a CDS encoding DoxX family membrane protein is translated as MKNITILEAGLILRIVLGITMLSAVADRFGIWGAPGSTGVAWGNWENFVIYTQTLNSFANKATAEILGGIATFFEVLLSLLLLLGFKTRIAALGATILMFLFAFSMAVSVSVKAPLDYSVWTSAAAALLLANIGKTSFAVDNRI